DNA sequence from the Poecilia reticulata strain Guanapo linkage group LG19, Guppy_female_1.0+MT, whole genome shotgun sequence genome:
CAAAAGCTGCTACAGGTTCATGCTGTTCACTTTATTCAGTCAGACATTCCAACAGTTCGTTCCatgcattgtgtgtgttttttcttaataaTGTTTTAAGCTGAGCAAAGTGAGATGAGGAGCCAACACTTGGAGCAGTGAGTTGTAATGAATGACTCCAGATCACACAGCACCACCATGCAAAGGCCTGTCTCACTTGGAGAGGAGGACTTGGGAGCTGTAGCTGACAAACACGCGAGACTTGGACACGCCAACGTCCATCTCAGAAGAATTCggacagaaagagaaagtgTCTGCAACTCCAGCGTTTCTTTGCCATTTAAGATCAGAAGCAGTGACAGACAGGCAGAAGGAGAACAACATTTAACTAAATGGCAGCAGCTGAGTCTGGATACCAAGCAACAAATAAGGGATCACTATCCGTGAAGGAGGCTCCGTTTTCTTACTGAATTAAATGACAGTAACAGAATAAATCACACAAAAGTGTCTTATTTCAGAGTTAAAGCTTTGTGGTTtgggaaaaaagttaattacaCCGTCATCTTACATTGAATAAGTTAAGAGTAGATATGTCTATTTGtcagtttaaaaatgtcttgaaaataAGTAGGTCAGTGGGTATGTAAtcccacatttgtttttaaaaatatttttttattgctctgatgtaatattctaattttaaatgtcatgttttcattagttgttagcagaaaatcatcatgatTAAGACAAAAAACTATATAATTTGTTTCACTTAGTAATAAcgttgctgaaataaatttacttttcaataatattccaaTTTATAGCATAGGTCTGTAAATACAGTTAATAACTTGTGGAGACAAACGGAAaagaattattttctataaCATACAGGGCCTATGAAAAGTAATCACTCCCTTAgatattttactattttgttaCACTTAGAAATCAATAATGATCAACATAATTTggctttcacaataaaaaatatcctACATtccaaagtgaaaactgatttctacaaaataatgtgacaaacacacaaataattaATGTGTTTAACATAACTGACAGAAGAAATACTCTCCCCGCCACTTTAAAGTGACTACTACATAGTGACTACTACTAGTAGTTTCAAATTGAGTGAACTGGAGATCAGCTGAGTGCAGTGAGTTTGTCTCCAGTGATTGTAGTCTGGAAAGTTCATCAGTATTTCTGGCatgaaaactaaagaaaactcCCAACTAATCAGAGGAAGGTTTATTGAAAGGTAGAAGTCAGGGGatggacacaaaaaaattctaagGTCCTGAACATCCCCTGGAGTTCTGTTAAATCATTCatcagaaagtgaaagaaaaatgcaacatgagTAATGCAACAGGCTGATCTATTCCTAGATTCCAAGATCTATTCCTAGATCAGCCTGACATCACAACCTGAGAGATCAGGAAGAACGCACCAGGTCACCATGACAACGCTGAAGGAGTTACAATCTTTagcagcagagaagaagagactCTCCAGACAATAACTGTTGTCATCTCTGTCTTTGTAAACTTCTGAATATGAATTTTGTTGTAAGTCAGATGAGCTCAGAGTTTTCCAAATTGTGGTGTTATCTTGGGTATCTGCAGGTTTCGCCTGAAACTCACTGACAGGATGAATTTCTTCTTATCccatctaaaatgttttaccatGAATTCTAACAAGGTCATTGAAATTTCTGAAGTTTATTTCCTCCTTCACAGCATTCATGAAGTTGTTTCCACTGGTTTATATCCCATGTGTGCAGCGGTGAATTTACCTTAGCTACAAAGTGATTCCACAGCTTTTAGTAGTAATCCTTTGGATGGTGAacatattaaataaacagaagataaaacaaTCTAACAGCAGAGTTGTGAGTCTGTCTGCACTGAGAGGTTGTTGTTTAACAATTTGGTTAATTTGGTTCGCTTAAGTAACTGGGGAactaaataaattgttttacaagTTGTTGTAGAAATATTCTGAATCATCAGTTTTTCCGTTTCAATTTTTATAAATTCCATTACTAAAATGAGTCCCATTGAGGAGTTTCCCCCCCCTTTTCTAACtccttaaatttaatttctaagtcaaaagtattttttatttatttatttcttaatatttaactATTGCTCACAAGTCTGGGACTGTCACACTGATTCAGTTTTgatcttttgtttctttcaaagtAGTTAAAGATCTCCAAGTCAATATTTTCTACTCCATGAATACAAACTGGTAAGGAAAAAAACTTAACTGGTCGGTAAACCTAAAAGTTCAAagagcttttaaataaaaaatcaaattgCAATgatagtaaaaagaaaaaatacagcTTGAATTGCAGTTATTGCTAGAAGTTTTTAGTTTAAGATGAATATTGAGGACTAAAAGTTAAATAACTCCCTGTCATATCTGAAAAATTTGACGTTTTAGCTGACGCATTGCTGCGACTTCCTTTAAGAATTTGCCGTCAAGTCCACGCTAAACTCTGGGACTCTTGTCACCGAAGGGTTTCTGTGACATTTGAGTAAACTATACGGTTACCAATACCGCTTTCCGGCTGAATGAAGACCCTGGTCCTGATGATGAGCCAGAAAACCCTCAACACTTTCCCCACTCAGCTAGTCAAAtaagctaatattagctagGTTTAGCAGCTGCTAAGTGAGAGGTAGAGGTCAGTTAAGCACACATTCCCAGTAATACACTCAACagtactgtttatttttaaggtcTAATATCTTCTACAATAActacaaataaacatgttataaTAAATGAGACTTACAAACGTCTGCAGCAGCCTAACTCCTGGTTGAATTGACACTGGTTGTTACACTAATCAAGTTACCCAGAGAGTTCACAGTAAACCGGAAACTGAACTCTTTTCAACCTTCAAACAAAATCACTCCAGCAGGAGTAACTGAACACAACAGCGGGGCAAACGATGCGACGCAGTTTCATGTATACAATCATTTTCTACTTCTATGAGTCACATACATGGCCTCGACGTGTTAATAAAACTCTTATTTCGAAGCGTTAACCGGAAGCGTTGAGCTGCTCACGTCAGCGCTTGGTGCAACCCAACCAAGGTCGCTGCCTCTAACGGGCAACGTGCTCTCGAGAAATGAAAACGTatattttgaacttttccacatacTGTCTCATTCCaatcaaatatgaaataaaacaagtaaaactaTATGCGTTTAAAGTTGTCTGTATTTCTGATAAATTTCATTTCAATGCAATTATTTctattattcaaatatttaaagaaaattaagttgttGTGGATGCTGATGACTGTAGTCATGAAGGATCTCCTGAAGCAGTCTGTGTTACGGCGCCTCTGAAGAACCCTCCAACTGAAAACGCCGTGTAAAGCAGTCTACTACATTTTCTTCTATCACAGTGTGACCATTTagggtaaaatatttttttaaatgtatgatgGAATTAAAGTAGCTGAAAAGACATCAtacaatcagtttttttttgggggggggggggaactgaTCAACTGGGATCAATTTGGAATCCATGTACAGGAGGAATCTATACAACTAAGTGATTTGAGTTAGCATGTTGTGAATTAGCGTAGAGACTGAATTAGGGTCAGAGTCATTGTATAAATAACCTGAATTTAATATATAGTTCAGTAAAAATCCCCTCTGCTCCATCCAAGTTATAATACAACCTCTTCTCATTTTATGGCAACAATTGTCAGAATGTGGCCAACTGCTTAATAGCGCCCTCTGGAGTCAGTATGAACTGAAACTTGGGATATTAGAAATAACCTACTTGGTGACAGGTTTTTATTGACATTGAAGTAAATGGATCTGAAATGTGGCCTTTAGTTGCAAAtataactgtgtgtgtgtgtgtgtgtgtgtaggtgtagGTGTGCGAGTGTGTATACACAAACCTAGTAAATGAAAACTTGGGATCATGTGCATTTATTGCAAAGCGGATCAACCTTTAACAAAACCGTCATAGTCACAGTTACAGATATTCAGGACTTgatggaatgttttttttccaggaatgAAATCAGGAATGACAGGGTCCAACTCATGACCACATCCAAGGACAGCATGATGAGTAGATGGGTGGGGAGAATGTTGGTTGTGTTCCTCATCTAAGCTACAGGCGAAGACAAGAAGACTGAGGCAAAGTGTCAGGGGTCTGAGCAGAGGGATCCTGAACAGCTCAGTAGAGCCAACTGAAGGCACAGCTTGCGTAGTTGACCAGCTCTTCTGGTTTGAACCACAGGGAAATCTCAGTTTTGGCACTGTCCACTGAATCACTGCCATGGATAATGTTCctgaggagaagaggaggaagaagaggtaAATGGATGCTAAACTGTTCTAGTTAACCTGGCTAATCAAAGCACCTCATTCAGTCAGTTCTCACATCCACACCATAGCAACTAGTCACATGGAGATTCTGGCATTAAACCACAATATTCTGATAAGTTAGTCACTTCTCCCATTGAACTACAGGTGAAGACTTCAAACCTTTTGTGCCATTTATATTAATacgagttacaacatttaatttccctttgggatcaataatgCATGACTGAATTTGAATTGTAGGAGACTGACTCCAGAGCCGTGTGTCGAGGTGAATCTGACTACATCCAGCCGGAGcctctcagcctcacacacCAGCTcaggttccttccccaccagagggACATTCCACGTCTCGCTACcagaaaactgaataatttaaaaatacagtttgactCAAAATTGATACAAAttgatttgtttgcatttgttcaAATAGGCGGCAGTCACTCAACTCCCTGCAggaagttaaataaaagttgtcATAAAATGATTGCATGACTGACTCAAAGATTCACACTGAAACAAAAGGTATGAACACTTATGCCAAGTGTTATTTTTCTACTGGTCTCCCGAACAgggaagcaacatttttaaattgtacattttttatagCCTACTATTGTTGTGTTGGAAATAATCCTGatttttggtctcaactagaaATCACCCcgtttctttataaataaaaaaaagagttcccATTTTTAATGGTACATTTTGGGCAATGCTTTCCTTAGCATCATCCCCATTTTGTAATTTACTCAccttttttctctaaaatttAATCGCTCATCAAATTGAATCAGATTttatgattaatcaattagtaCTTTAGtagtcatttctttttttaactctttggcTATTTGAGTGCAGACAAACAGTTTTGATGGAACGGACCCAAACAGCACTCACTTGCTGACGTCGATGCAGAAGTCTCCTCTGATGGTTCCAGGTTTGGAGTCAGCAGGGTTGGTCTCACCCAGCATGACTCTGCCAGTCTTCACCACTCCCTTTCCTTCCCACACCTGGAACATAAAGAGCAGGGATTCAGTCAGGACTGTTAACATACCAGCctcttctgtaaaaaaacaagttgggttctcaccatggcaaccactgGTCCAGAGCTCATGTAGTTGACGAGGGAAGGAAAGAAGGGTCTGTCCTTAAGGTCAATGTAGTGCTGCATCAGAAGGTCCTCAGAGGCCTGCAGAGGACAAACGTCAAAAAGTTTCATTCATATGACTGACATCTAACAAAGCTGCTGTAGTTACTACATGCAACAACCAGTTTCCCTATTCGCACTGAAGAATTACAGATCATAAAGCAGATTTACAACATGACCTTATGGCTTcgtctgcttttgttttattattgagtTAAATGGAGGTACACCTGCAGGTGATTTTTAAGGCAACATTAAATTTGGAGGAACACTTGAAAGTCTGACACCATCCCAACTATATGaagatggcagcatcatgctgtggggcttttttttttttttttaaccaagggAAGAAGTGATGCACATCATGAGGAAAGAATATCATATGGAAATAATTCAGCAACATCTAAAGCCATCAACTAGGAACCATCACTTTGGTAATGGGGGCAGCAAACTACCACCAGGAGCTTAAAAATGGTATGGAGGGAAACCTGAAAAATTGGAGTCAAGTTGTAGATATGGAAGGCACCTTCACCAAATactgaagaaatgcaaactgagcaagaacaaagaataaaatctttttctaaATGCATTCTGACATTTAGAAAAAGTATTGCCTTGATTCTTTGTTTACCAAGTACTCTTCAGTTTCAGAATACTTGGTACGCTGATGTACTTGGTACTCTGGGAAACTACCAATTTTAATTAGTagaattaaaattaaaccatttttatcatgtcatttttcacatttgttttcagtcagacaTATTGATTAAGCCCAGACTAATAGCTATAGTTATTTtaagagatgtgccgatcaggttttttcctgccgattccgatcacagataccgatcacataattattatttttttaatcataagaactaccggttacattatgtggaaaaaggaaccatgaattcaccttaatttagacaaaaacttgtttttaataactttttccaagaaaaaacaaaaaacaaaataggcattgtgcaaattgtcctgctatcagtaataccatctttaacagaatgaaaacatatgaaggctctaaagaggctaaataatgaaaagagccaaaataaaacctctcaacgttgccaaaaaaattcaagtataaaactttacattcaaaggcaaatacaggttccattacaataaacaatcctgagttactgaatgaaaacttcctgata
Encoded proteins:
- the LOC103482172 gene encoding nucleoside diphosphate kinase B-like, with protein sequence MAELQERTFIAIKPDGVQRGIIGEIIKRFEMKGFKLVGMKMLQASEDLLMQHYIDLKDRPFFPSLVNYMSSGPVVAMVWEGKGVVKTGRVMLGETNPADSKPGTIRGDFCIDVSKNIIHGSDSVDSAKTEISLWFKPEELVNYASCAFSWLY